In Candidatus Poribacteria bacterium, the genomic window ACGTAGTACGGAATGGCGATCGCGGCTTGGTGTAGGGCGATCCCGCGCGCCCGGCTCCACGTGCCGTCGTCCACGTCGAGGGTCCGCCGGAACGCGTCCCGCCCAGCGCTCCCGAAGACGCTCCACGCGGGGATGACATCGTGCGCCGGATCGCCGATCCCCGCGCTGCCGAAGTCGATGACGGCAGCGAGCCGACCTGCGTTCACGAGCAGGTTCGGCATCAGCAGATCGGCGTGGATCCATACCGGTTCGCCGCTCCACGCCGGGGTTTCGAGCGCGCGATCCCAGGCAGTCAACGCAGCCGCGCAGTCGATGACATCCCGCGCGGATTCGAGGGCATCGCGTGTCATCGCGTCGAGCTCCCGCAGCGGGCGGCGACCTGCGCGCGGCGCGTCGGGCAGGGGCGGGACGGAGCGCAACTCGCGCACGAACTCCGACAGCGTCCTCGCGGCGTCGCGCTCGTCGGCGATGAGGCGGTCGTCATAGGGCGCGCCGTCGATCCACCGGTAGACCGCCCAGCGGAAGGCGTACCCATCCAAGGGCTCGCCCATCGCCAGCGGTTCGGGAATCCGCAGCGTCAGATGGGGCGCGAGATACGGCAGCCACTGGCATTCGCGCTCCAGGTCGGCCGCCCACCGAGGCGTTCGCGGAAGGCGCGCGTAGTGCTCGCCGCCGACGCGATAGATCGCGTTCACCGTCCCCATCGACGGAACCGGTCGGATGGACATGCCCGCGAGCCGTGGGAACTGCGACGCGATCAGCCGCTCGACAAGGTCGGCGTCGATATCGACCTCGTCGTCGTGTAGCTTGTGTCGGCGTGGCAAGTGGAGGACCTCGGCGTCAGACCTCGACGCGGAGCCCGTCGTAGGCGAGTTCGATACCCTTCGGGAGCTCGCGGTTGACCGTCTCGTGGTCGACATCGTGGGTCATGTGGACGAAGTACGTCCGGCGCGGCTTGAGCTTCTGCGCGACGGCGATCGCCTCGTCGATGGAGAAGTGCGTCGAATGCGGCTTGGGGCGCAGAGCGTCCAGAACGAGGACGTCGAGGTCTTCGAGCTCCTCCATCGTCTCCGGCGGCACGGCGCTGCAGTCGGTCGCGTAGGCGAATCCGCCAATCCGGTACGCGAGAACCGGCGTGCTCCCGTGCCACACGCGCAGCGGCACGATCTCCCGACCGAAGAGCTCGAAGGGCCCGTCGATCTCGCGCAGGTCCAACTGCGGCACGCCGCCGCCTTCTACCCGACCCACGAACGCGTAGTCGAACACGTGCAGGATGCGGTCGAGGGACGCTCGCTCTCCGAAGACCGGTATCCTACCTCCGGCGCGCATGCAGAAGATGCGGATGTCGTCGAGTCCGTAGAGATGGTCGGCGTGGGAGTGGGTGTAGAGAACCGCGTCGAGCGTCCGGACGCGCTCGCGGATCATCTGCTCGCGGAAATCGGGTCCCGTGTCGATGACGACGCGCTTGTCGTCCCATTCGAGCAGAACCGACACGCGCAGACGCCGGTTCTTCGGATCGTCCGACATGCAGACGGCGCATTCGCACCCGATGACCGGCAGCCCGCTCGACGTGCCGGTTCCCAGGAAGGTGACTTTCACCCGGCGGCTCCCTCGTTGACGGCTCGCGCCCTCGGCTTGCGTTGGCGCATCCGCTCCAGCAGACGCGCCAGGATGTCCACGGTTTCGGTCGCCTGCTCGGAGTCGTTCCCCGACCCGAACGAGAATCGGATCGTTCCCTGGGCGATCTCCGGCGGAAGCCCCATCGCTCTCAGGACGTGCGACGGCTCCATCGACCCCGACGTGCATGCGGAACCCGTCGAGACGCACACGCCCTCTAGGTCGAGCGCGAGGATCAGGTTCTCCCCGATCACGTCGTGGAACGACAGACTCACCGTGCCGGGCGTCCGGTCTGATGGTGAGTTGATCTCGTACCCCTCGATCCGCGCGGCGATCTGCGCCAGGAACTCGTCCGTCAGGTCGCGCAGCCGCGCCGATTCCGACGCGACGCCCTCCAGCGCGAGCTCTGCGGCTCTGCCCAGTCCGACGATGCCGGCGACGTTCTCGGTTCCGCCGCGCCGGTTCCGCTCGTGCGATCCGCCGTGGTGGAGCCGCTCGATCCGCGTCCCCTGCCGCACGTAGAGCGCGCCGACGCCCTTGGGCCCCCCGAACTTATGCGCCGACAGCGACAGCAGGTTTGCGCCGAGCTCCGCGACGGAGACGGGAATCCGACCGACCGTCTGGACCGCGTCCGTGTGCAGGGGAACGCTCCGTTCGCGCGCGATCTCCGCGATCTCGCCGATGGGCTGGAGCGTGCCGACCTCGTTGTTGGCGTGCATGACGGAGACGAGCGCGGTCCCGTCGTCCAGCGCGTCGCGGAGCGCGTCCAGGTCGACATGCCCGAACCGATCGACGCCGACGAACGTCACGGGAACCCCTCGCCGCTGATGCCATTTCGCCGTTTCGAGGACGGCGTGGTGCTCGATCGCCGTCGTGACGAGGCGATTCCTGTCTCTCGCGGCGTTCAGAATGCCGTGGATCGCCAGGTTGTCCGATTCCGTGCCGCCGCTGGTGAAGACGATCTCCGACGGCTCCGCCCCGATCAGCCGGGCGACGGCATCGCGCGCCGATTCGACGGCATTCCGCGCGGCGCGTCCGTAGGCGTGCAGGCTCGAGGCGTTCCCGTAGCGCTCGGTCAGGAACGGCATCATCGCGTCGAGCACTTCGGGCTTGAGCGGCGTCGTCGAGTTGTGGTCGAGGTAGATGGGTCGTGGCATCGTCAGATGAGCGCATGCTCGATGAGGAAGTCGCCGACGTGCGCTGCGTATTCCGCCTCGCCCTCGCGGCTGAGATGGATCGCGTCTTCGATGAGCAGCGCCCCGAGCGGCGTGCCCCGCCGACCGAATCGCGCGTGCAGGTCGAGC contains:
- a CDS encoding aminoglycoside phosphotransferase family protein; its protein translation is MSTTRRSTASSRRVSNSPTTGSASRSDAEVLHLPRRHKLHDDEVDIDADLVERLIASQFPRLAGMSIRPVPSMGTVNAIYRVGGEHYARLPRTPRWAADLERECQWLPYLAPHLTLRIPEPLAMGEPLDGYAFRWAVYRWIDGAPYDDRLIADERDAARTLSEFVRELRSVPPLPDAPRAGRRPLRELDAMTRDALESARDVIDCAAALTAWDRALETPAWSGEPVWIHADLLMPNLLVNAGRLAAVIDFGSAGIGDPAHDVIPAWSVFGSAGRDAFRRTLDVDDGTWSRARGIALHQAAIAIPYYVETNSGFAALAKRTVEQVVSD
- a CDS encoding MBL fold metallo-hydrolase; amino-acid sequence: MKVTFLGTGTSSGLPVIGCECAVCMSDDPKNRRLRVSVLLEWDDKRVVIDTGPDFREQMIRERVRTLDAVLYTHSHADHLYGLDDIRIFCMRAGGRIPVFGERASLDRILHVFDYAFVGRVEGGGVPQLDLREIDGPFELFGREIVPLRVWHGSTPVLAYRIGGFAYATDCSAVPPETMEELEDLDVLVLDALRPKPHSTHFSIDEAIAVAQKLKPRRTYFVHMTHDVDHETVNRELPKGIELAYDGLRVEV
- a CDS encoding cysteine desulfurase translates to MPRPIYLDHNSTTPLKPEVLDAMMPFLTERYGNASSLHAYGRAARNAVESARDAVARLIGAEPSEIVFTSGGTESDNLAIHGILNAARDRNRLVTTAIEHHAVLETAKWHQRRGVPVTFVGVDRFGHVDLDALRDALDDGTALVSVMHANNEVGTLQPIGEIAEIARERSVPLHTDAVQTVGRIPVSVAELGANLLSLSAHKFGGPKGVGALYVRQGTRIERLHHGGSHERNRRGGTENVAGIVGLGRAAELALEGVASESARLRDLTDEFLAQIAARIEGYEINSPSDRTPGTVSLSFHDVIGENLILALDLEGVCVSTGSACTSGSMEPSHVLRAMGLPPEIAQGTIRFSFGSGNDSEQATETVDILARLLERMRQRKPRARAVNEGAAG